A genomic window from Acidimicrobiia bacterium includes:
- a CDS encoding lipase yields MSKMAASRPAPRSRRFAASILAAVVTATLLAVLGTSTPAAAQTYQPARNPVLLVHGLTADSLSWIVFKARLESDGFTVFTVDIPNRGFGDIAKNSQVVAAKVAEIKQKTGASKVDVVGHSEGGLEARYYIKYLGGSQHVGRYVSLGTPQYGTVLANFSTMYNLASLVGCLACYQMTINSSFLVDLNAGDDTPGNVKYTTVYTAYDELVQPYWNAALKNSPVMNVKIQSICPFRVVGHLGLVIDGTTYQIARAALRDQVPSSSNVNCWAL; encoded by the coding sequence ATGTCCAAGATGGCCGCGTCACGGCCAGCCCCCAGATCTCGCCGATTTGCAGCCTCGATATTGGCTGCTGTAGTCACGGCTACTCTATTAGCAGTACTCGGTACATCTACGCCCGCTGCAGCCCAAACTTATCAGCCTGCTCGCAACCCCGTGTTATTGGTTCACGGGCTGACGGCGGACTCTCTTTCTTGGATCGTGTTTAAAGCACGCCTGGAGTCCGATGGGTTCACGGTCTTTACGGTTGACATTCCAAACAGAGGTTTTGGAGACATCGCCAAGAACTCACAGGTCGTTGCAGCAAAAGTCGCTGAAATTAAGCAGAAAACGGGGGCATCCAAAGTCGATGTCGTCGGTCACTCAGAAGGTGGGCTCGAGGCGCGCTATTACATCAAGTACTTGGGTGGATCGCAACACGTCGGCCGGTATGTGAGCCTCGGGACCCCGCAGTATGGAACGGTGCTTGCGAACTTTTCAACGATGTACAACCTAGCGAGTCTAGTTGGATGTCTTGCGTGTTACCAGATGACGATTAATTCTTCCTTTTTGGTCGACCTAAACGCAGGGGACGACACTCCTGGAAATGTCAAGTACACTACCGTTTACACCGCTTACGACGAGCTTGTTCAGCCTTATTGGAACGCTGCTTTGAAAAATAGTCCCGTTATGAACGTCAAGATCCAGAGCATCTGTCCCTTCAGGGTCGTCGGACACTTGGGGCTAGTTATCGACGGGACGACCTATCAGATAGCGCGTGCGGCGTTGCGCGACCAAGTGCCCTCGTCGTCGAACGTCAACTGCTGGGCTTTGTAG